One Pseudomonas fluorescens genomic region harbors:
- the tssI gene encoding type VI secretion system tip protein TssI/VgrG, with amino-acid sequence MFPSANAAHFALQIPGIRHDFKVLAFNGTEAISTLYRIDIELVSEHPDFDLESLLSQPAFLQFGLNGEGIHGRIEDVLVGEAGKRLTRYHLTLVPALYYLQFSHDQRIFQQRTVPQIIAQVLSKHGIQADAFTFHVNANAPRDYCTQYAESDFEFIQRLCAEDGIAWHHQHSADGHLLVFTDDQVFLPKLGATRYQQDSGMVAEHSVVSRFSVRTSTRTSTVTRRDYDLKRPSLLLESHFTAEFTPSLEDYRYPLLIDNEKSGKRMARQALERHRTDYELGEGQSDQANLRCGHLFEITEHPRKSCNELWLLRSVSHTGRQPQVLEESVTSDTQAADGFTQGYRNTFSVIPAEVVFRPPLPAPRRPLVCQTARVTGPAHEETHCDEFGRVKCEFNWDRAELNSERSSCWIRVASSWAGDSFGSVTIPRIGMEVVVTFLEGDPDKPLITGCVPNKVKSAPYTLPEHKTRTVLRSHSSPHTGGYNELMIEDRAGQEKIYLRAERDYEQLILNDSRSLIRHDRFQQVDNHSSSLIKADERHTTDGTRNTVIGSDDLLTISGNSSTTADGTLVIAAGPHARVTASQVVIDASASLTLAAGGHHIVVNAAGIFSSVPIVEGGAPMAGVAAQLALGALPHDFQASLALSIPAH; translated from the coding sequence ATGTTTCCGTCCGCCAATGCAGCGCATTTTGCGTTACAGATTCCTGGGATACGTCACGATTTCAAAGTGCTGGCCTTCAACGGAACCGAAGCGATCAGCACCCTCTACCGCATCGACATCGAACTGGTCAGCGAGCACCCGGATTTCGATCTGGAGAGTTTGCTCAGCCAACCGGCGTTTCTGCAATTTGGCCTCAACGGCGAAGGCATTCACGGGCGCATTGAAGACGTGTTGGTCGGCGAGGCCGGCAAACGCCTGACCCGCTATCACCTGACGCTGGTGCCGGCGCTGTATTACTTGCAGTTCAGCCACGATCAGCGGATTTTCCAGCAGCGCACAGTGCCGCAGATCATCGCGCAGGTGCTAAGCAAACATGGCATCCAAGCTGACGCATTCACCTTTCACGTCAATGCCAACGCGCCTCGTGACTACTGCACTCAGTACGCCGAATCGGATTTTGAGTTCATCCAGAGGTTATGCGCCGAGGACGGCATCGCTTGGCATCACCAGCATTCGGCGGACGGCCATCTGCTGGTCTTCACCGACGATCAGGTGTTTCTGCCCAAACTCGGCGCCACTCGGTATCAGCAGGATTCCGGCATGGTCGCCGAGCATTCGGTGGTCAGTCGTTTCAGCGTGCGAACCAGCACCCGCACGAGCACCGTTACCCGTCGCGACTATGATTTGAAGCGCCCAAGTCTGCTGCTCGAAAGCCACTTCACCGCCGAGTTCACCCCGTCGCTGGAGGACTATCGCTACCCGCTGTTGATCGACAACGAAAAGTCCGGCAAGCGAATGGCTCGGCAGGCCCTGGAGCGCCATCGCACCGACTATGAATTGGGCGAAGGACAAAGCGATCAGGCAAATCTGCGCTGTGGTCATCTCTTCGAAATCACCGAACACCCGCGCAAAAGCTGCAACGAGCTGTGGTTATTGCGCAGCGTTTCGCACACCGGCCGACAGCCACAAGTGCTCGAAGAGTCAGTCACAAGCGACACCCAAGCCGCTGATGGCTTCACCCAAGGTTATCGCAACACCTTCAGCGTGATCCCCGCCGAAGTGGTGTTTCGCCCACCGTTGCCAGCGCCACGTCGCCCGCTGGTGTGTCAGACCGCACGGGTCACCGGGCCGGCTCATGAAGAAACGCATTGCGATGAATTCGGCCGCGTCAAATGCGAGTTCAATTGGGACCGCGCCGAACTCAACAGCGAACGCAGCAGTTGCTGGATCCGGGTGGCGTCGAGCTGGGCCGGTGATAGCTTCGGCTCCGTGACCATCCCGCGCATCGGCATGGAAGTCGTGGTGACCTTTCTTGAAGGTGACCCGGACAAGCCGCTAATCACCGGTTGCGTGCCAAACAAAGTCAAATCTGCGCCCTACACCTTGCCCGAACACAAGACCAGAACCGTGCTGCGCAGCCACAGTTCACCGCACACCGGCGGCTACAACGAACTGATGATCGAAGACCGCGCCGGCCAGGAAAAAATCTACCTGCGCGCCGAGCGTGATTACGAGCAACTGATCCTCAATGACAGCCGGAGCCTGATTCGCCACGACCGTTTCCAGCAGGTCGACAACCACAGCAGCAGCCTGATCAAGGCTGACGAACGACATACAACCGACGGTACGCGCAACACGGTGATCGGCAGCGACGATCTGCTCACGATCAGCGGCAACAGCAGCACCACGGCGGACGGCACGCTGGTGATTGCGGCCGGCCCGCATGCACGGGTTACCGCCAGCCAAGTGGTCATTGATGCCAGTGCGAGCCTGACGCTGGCCGCTGGCGGCCATCATATTGTGGTCAACGCGGCCGGGATCTTCAGCAGTGTCCCCATCGTCGAGGGCGGCGCGCCGATGGCGGGTGTGGCGGCGCAGTTGGCGTTGGGGGCACTGCCCCATGATTTTCAGGCTTCGCTTGCGCTGTCCATTCCCGCGCACTAA
- the waaA gene encoding lipid IV(A) 3-deoxy-D-manno-octulosonic acid transferase, producing MNRTLYTALFYLGLPLVAIRLWLRARKAPAYAKRIGERFSCGMPTLQPGGIWVHAVSVGESIAAAPMIRGLLQRYPQLPITVTCMTPTGSERIQALFADEPRIQHCYLPYDLPCAAARFLDRARPKLAVIMETELWPNHIHQCAKRGIPVALANGRLSERSARGYGRFKKLTAPMLAEMSFFAVQTEAEAQRFRDLGARPETVEVTGSIKFDLTIDPRLLQRAAQLRSQWQALQRPVWIAASTHEGEDEVVLAAHRRLLANHPDALLILVPRHPERFSSVFELCQREGFATVRRSTGVDVDAQTSVLLGDTMGELLFLYALADSAFVGGSLVPNGGHNLLEPAALAKPVISGPHLFNFLDIAAQMRDGGALVEVDDAEGLAIEVQRLFELPRDAQRMAEAGLAVMRRNQGALQRLLDGLGRLIK from the coding sequence ATGAATAGAACTCTCTACACCGCGCTGTTTTACCTGGGGCTGCCATTGGTGGCGATTCGGCTATGGCTGCGAGCGCGCAAAGCGCCGGCGTATGCCAAGCGGATTGGCGAACGGTTTTCCTGCGGGATGCCGACGCTGCAGCCCGGCGGCATCTGGGTTCACGCGGTGTCGGTGGGCGAAAGCATCGCCGCGGCACCGATGATTCGCGGGTTGCTGCAGCGTTATCCACAGTTGCCGATCACGGTGACCTGCATGACTCCGACCGGCTCGGAGCGCATTCAAGCGTTGTTTGCCGACGAGCCGCGCATCCAGCACTGCTATCTGCCGTACGACTTGCCATGTGCGGCCGCGCGGTTTCTCGATCGCGCCCGGCCGAAGCTTGCAGTGATCATGGAAACCGAGCTGTGGCCCAACCACATTCATCAGTGCGCCAAACGCGGTATTCCGGTGGCGCTGGCCAATGGACGTTTGTCCGAACGTTCGGCGCGCGGTTATGGCCGCTTCAAAAAACTGACTGCGCCGATGCTCGCAGAAATGAGTTTTTTTGCCGTGCAGACTGAAGCAGAAGCCCAGCGCTTCCGCGATTTGGGCGCGCGTCCGGAAACGGTTGAGGTCACCGGTTCGATCAAATTCGACCTGACCATCGACCCACGACTGTTGCAGCGCGCCGCCCAATTACGTAGCCAATGGCAGGCGCTGCAGCGGCCAGTGTGGATCGCGGCCAGCACTCATGAGGGTGAAGACGAAGTGGTGCTCGCGGCCCATCGTCGCTTGTTGGCCAATCATCCCGATGCGCTGTTGATTCTGGTGCCGCGCCATCCGGAGCGCTTCAGCTCGGTTTTCGAGCTGTGTCAGCGCGAAGGCTTCGCCACGGTGCGTCGCTCGACAGGCGTGGATGTCGATGCGCAAACCTCGGTATTACTCGGCGACACCATGGGCGAGTTGCTGTTCCTGTATGCCTTGGCGGACAGCGCTTTTGTCGGCGGCAGTCTGGTGCCAAACGGCGGCCACAATCTGCTCGAACCGGCTGCGCTGGCGAAACCGGTGATCAGCGGCCCGCACCTGTTCAACTTCCTCGATATCGCCGCGCAGATGCGGGACGGCGGGGCCTTGGTGGAAGTGGACGACGCCGAGGGGCTGGCGATTGAAGTGCAGCGCTTGTTCGAATTGCCGCGTGACGCCCAGCGCATGGCCGAGGCCGGGCTGGCGGTGATGCGCCGCAATCAGGGGGCGTTGCAGCGTTTGCTGGATGGCTTGGGACGGCTTATCAAGTAA
- a CDS encoding DMT family transporter produces the protein MNAYAYLAIAICAEVIATVSMKAVKGFSTPLPLVLVIVGYAIAFWMLTLVVRTVPVGVAYAVWAGMGIVMVSVAALFIYGQKLDVPAMLGMALIVLGVVVIQLFSKTAGH, from the coding sequence ATGAACGCCTATGCCTACTTGGCCATTGCCATCTGCGCCGAAGTGATCGCCACCGTCTCGATGAAAGCGGTCAAAGGCTTCAGCACGCCGCTGCCATTGGTGCTGGTCATCGTCGGCTACGCCATTGCGTTCTGGATGCTGACCCTGGTGGTGCGCACGGTGCCGGTCGGCGTTGCCTATGCGGTCTGGGCCGGAATGGGCATTGTGATGGTCAGCGTGGCGGCGCTGTTCATCTACGGACAGAAACTCGACGTGCCGGCGATGCTGGGGATGGCGTTGATCGTGCTGGGGGTTGTCGTCATTCAGCTGTTTTCGAAAACCGCCGGTCATTAA
- a CDS encoding LysR family transcriptional regulator — protein MQWDLQQLRLFIGVAEQRSFSAVARQQRKAQSAISTAIAQLEDDLGVSLFERSSGRQPSLTEAGEALLEEAREVLRQCERLNGRAMAMMRGQEAQLRVAQDEAMPYQALVESFSALAEQFPSLEVQLTSAAQGEVARKLVERRADLGLLFYHDEIPEALERRVLGSVEMVTVCGIHHPLAKQAYVTCEQLAQHRQLLMSTQTSVYPGNEPASPQVWRADSFYVMAEWLVRDLGWAWLPRHVVQYSAYQGSMVELDSEWTPPALVVELVWRRDEPLGPAARWLAERFAVHLRAIGDKSR, from the coding sequence ATGCAATGGGATCTGCAACAACTTCGCCTATTCATCGGCGTAGCCGAACAGCGTTCGTTCTCGGCGGTGGCGCGTCAGCAGCGCAAGGCACAATCGGCCATCAGCACTGCGATTGCACAGCTCGAAGATGACCTGGGTGTCAGCCTGTTCGAGCGTAGCAGCGGGCGCCAGCCGAGCCTCACCGAAGCGGGGGAGGCGCTGCTCGAAGAGGCGCGAGAAGTGTTGCGCCAATGCGAGCGCCTCAACGGCCGCGCGATGGCCATGATGCGCGGGCAGGAAGCCCAGTTGCGCGTGGCTCAGGATGAGGCGATGCCCTATCAGGCGCTGGTGGAAAGTTTCAGTGCGCTGGCCGAGCAGTTTCCCAGTCTCGAAGTGCAATTGACCAGCGCCGCGCAAGGTGAGGTCGCGCGAAAACTGGTGGAGCGCCGCGCTGATCTCGGTCTGCTGTTCTATCACGACGAAATCCCCGAAGCGTTGGAACGCAGGGTGCTCGGCAGTGTGGAAATGGTCACGGTGTGCGGCATCCATCACCCGTTGGCGAAACAGGCCTACGTCACCTGTGAGCAACTGGCGCAGCATCGGCAATTGTTGATGTCCACGCAAACCAGCGTCTATCCCGGCAATGAGCCAGCCAGCCCGCAAGTCTGGCGCGCCGACAGTTTCTATGTGATGGCCGAATGGCTGGTGCGCGACCTCGGCTGGGCCTGGTTGCCGCGGCATGTGGTGCAGTATTCGGCGTATCAAGGCTCGATGGTCGAACTCGACAGCGAATGGACGCCGCCGGCCCTGGTGGTCGAGCTGGTCTGGCGCCGCGACGAGCCCCTCGGCCCGGCCGCGCGGTGGCTGGCCGAACGATTTGCCGTGCACTTGCGCGCGATCGGCGACAAAAGCCGATAA
- a CDS encoding toxin VasX, with protein MSAEKLAMVDEAAQAERAAKSQPTVDINSMVQPCPASQPELFVVPVRYALAHEKAEHACCLPGVTPQRRPMAVRRLRAGFVYVWQHQGPLRRFVVSPQGLLQEQMLDAEPVLVPDATLMGLALQKIHDAWMLFSEFPLSLEHCQSLSDSSTQRTQHMRRIALRTVADELQAPHCPPLDKADEVMAELIPDTYARSMKADQQNNPDDTDALGATLLKDPTPANIKAYTDAMHRARAREVFLAQHPAASDLPPGEWSAEPWDGQGTRNWLDNAKTQSEGRYAVFACLDDDLGVLRDINREQEQIETGHEKWLGENSLRLSIGGFVCSLITEDGAELAGNLSYRYKDRDISLTPEQGQVMLDTQHRLDEQLRAETQDRQYGGRPTQAEAAARDARIAAIIDPVRAFIPADLYYEAEFVVREYRAQKQSNLNNHAFGAKVGQYIDLDAMNAWFTDTAAGHFQLLEQRHTALFADRGVYLQRSVSGTWFVDYDDLETRHWLTELAIGCLTAQCLRAQGAEQYADYVRAADGGALSQLFNAWTPSLEAAVNNASRLSELMAALSVDNITATHQALAPLSVVVLDHIATMARDAASPWNMLVNRLGAALLLLKGEKGFSTSWMSIFIAARLGGESRLQSVTEGARPVWRLSGQRAEALGEWVNKTGKAIGVGRAERIRNAPAVVNSGGVVPLAALLLNVVNVQNYLSDAGVLEGMEARRVNDTVSASLYGAAALVAVVDSQVRLGLGVKEFGKGRSMVPTLTLFGGVIGALSTGAAINEFQALRSQLENAQNQVDPWMQIRQIAVGGQVAAFGAQAMLGFGYTARALAGSITAEVAILRYTLYMGPLNWIIAALGLLYLTAWFFEKTPLQNFLNNCCWSKTRAIDLGPIAPKAQQDELDRLYLILYTPRVSMESSSRPAPDNGRSGLAFVSAIDSLIIDLPGAEPNSAYLELSMVGDPVDTQGYRYLIKNSPSNGYKAPRPWRDMAPHWLSSSRCEWIPVKEGQGLRLSGPFKELANFLGTPPSTVSLRLRYRTPLTGILGARSFIGGERGLAFTLNNSTGVIALRNDPTPELDRVPNYPLGDDRPGAIYLQPKDKR; from the coding sequence ATGAGCGCCGAAAAACTGGCCATGGTCGACGAGGCCGCGCAGGCTGAACGCGCCGCCAAATCCCAGCCAACTGTAGACATCAACAGCATGGTGCAACCGTGTCCGGCCAGTCAGCCCGAACTGTTTGTGGTGCCGGTGCGCTACGCGCTGGCGCATGAAAAAGCTGAGCATGCTTGTTGCCTTCCGGGTGTCACGCCCCAAAGGCGCCCGATGGCGGTACGTCGTTTGCGCGCGGGGTTTGTGTATGTCTGGCAGCATCAGGGTCCACTCAGGCGTTTTGTCGTCTCGCCGCAAGGGCTGTTGCAGGAACAGATGTTGGACGCCGAGCCTGTGTTGGTGCCTGACGCAACGCTCATGGGCCTGGCACTGCAAAAAATCCACGACGCCTGGATGCTTTTCAGCGAATTCCCCTTGAGCCTCGAACACTGCCAGTCGTTGAGCGACAGCAGCACCCAACGCACTCAGCACATGCGCCGCATCGCCCTGCGCACGGTAGCCGATGAGTTGCAGGCCCCGCATTGTCCGCCATTGGACAAAGCCGATGAGGTCATGGCCGAACTCATCCCCGACACCTACGCCCGTTCGATGAAAGCCGATCAACAGAACAACCCTGACGACACCGATGCCCTTGGCGCGACGCTGTTAAAGGATCCGACGCCGGCCAACATCAAAGCCTACACCGACGCGATGCACCGTGCCCGAGCGCGCGAGGTGTTTCTCGCTCAACATCCCGCCGCCAGCGATCTACCGCCGGGCGAGTGGAGCGCCGAGCCATGGGACGGGCAGGGCACGCGAAACTGGCTCGACAACGCCAAGACGCAAAGTGAGGGGCGGTATGCCGTTTTCGCCTGCCTGGACGACGATCTGGGTGTGTTGCGCGATATCAATCGTGAGCAGGAGCAGATAGAAACGGGCCACGAAAAATGGCTTGGCGAGAACAGTCTGCGTCTGAGCATCGGCGGCTTTGTGTGCAGCTTGATCACTGAAGATGGCGCCGAGCTGGCGGGCAACCTGAGTTATCGCTACAAGGATCGCGACATCAGCCTCACGCCCGAGCAGGGGCAGGTCATGCTCGATACCCAGCATCGTCTCGATGAACAACTCCGGGCTGAAACCCAGGATCGTCAATACGGCGGTCGACCGACCCAGGCCGAAGCTGCCGCCCGGGATGCGCGTATTGCGGCGATCATCGATCCGGTGCGGGCGTTTATACCGGCGGATCTGTACTACGAGGCAGAGTTCGTAGTCCGTGAATACCGCGCGCAAAAACAATCCAATCTCAACAATCACGCATTCGGCGCCAAGGTCGGCCAGTACATCGACCTCGATGCGATGAATGCATGGTTCACCGACACCGCCGCCGGCCACTTCCAACTACTCGAACAGCGCCACACCGCGCTGTTCGCCGACCGTGGCGTGTATCTGCAACGCTCGGTCAGCGGCACCTGGTTTGTTGATTACGACGATCTCGAAACCCGCCATTGGCTGACCGAACTCGCCATCGGCTGCCTGACTGCGCAATGCCTCCGCGCCCAAGGCGCCGAGCAATACGCCGACTACGTGCGCGCTGCCGATGGCGGCGCGCTCAGCCAACTGTTCAACGCCTGGACGCCGTCGCTTGAGGCTGCCGTCAACAACGCATCACGCCTGAGCGAGCTGATGGCCGCGCTGTCCGTCGACAACATCACCGCCACGCATCAAGCCTTGGCGCCGTTGAGCGTGGTGGTGCTGGACCACATCGCAACGATGGCCCGTGACGCGGCCAGCCCATGGAACATGCTGGTCAATCGGCTGGGCGCGGCGTTGTTGTTGCTCAAGGGCGAGAAGGGCTTCAGCACCTCGTGGATGAGCATTTTCATCGCCGCGAGGCTGGGTGGCGAGAGCCGTTTGCAATCGGTCACCGAGGGCGCGCGGCCAGTGTGGCGGCTGTCGGGCCAGCGGGCCGAGGCGTTGGGGGAATGGGTGAACAAGACGGGCAAAGCCATTGGTGTCGGGCGGGCGGAGCGGATACGGAATGCGCCCGCAGTGGTGAACAGCGGCGGAGTGGTGCCGTTGGCAGCGCTGCTGCTGAACGTGGTGAATGTGCAGAACTATTTGAGCGACGCCGGGGTGCTGGAGGGGATGGAGGCGCGAAGGGTGAATGACACGGTTTCGGCGAGTTTGTATGGGGCGGCGGCTTTGGTGGCGGTGGTGGATAGTCAGGTGCGGTTGGGGTTGGGGGTTAAGGAGTTTGGTAAGGGGCGGTCTATGGTTCCGACGCTTACTTTGTTTGGTGGGGTGATTGGTGCACTTTCTACTGGTGCTGCGATAAACGAATTTCAGGCTTTGAGATCTCAACTGGAAAATGCCCAGAACCAAGTCGATCCATGGATGCAAATCCGTCAGATCGCTGTCGGAGGACAGGTAGCGGCCTTCGGTGCTCAAGCGATGTTAGGGTTTGGCTACACCGCCCGAGCCTTGGCAGGATCAATAACAGCGGAAGTCGCCATCTTGCGTTACACGCTTTATATGGGCCCGTTGAACTGGATTATTGCCGCATTAGGTCTGCTGTACCTGACAGCATGGTTCTTCGAAAAAACGCCGCTGCAAAATTTCCTGAACAACTGCTGTTGGTCCAAGACGCGGGCCATCGATCTGGGACCCATAGCGCCCAAAGCACAGCAGGACGAACTCGACCGTTTGTACCTCATTCTTTATACGCCTCGCGTCAGCATGGAAAGCAGCTCCAGGCCGGCGCCTGATAATGGCCGTTCCGGTCTGGCTTTCGTCAGCGCCATCGACTCTCTGATCATCGACTTGCCAGGCGCTGAGCCAAACAGTGCCTACCTGGAACTGAGCATGGTCGGAGACCCGGTGGATACTCAGGGGTACCGATATCTGATCAAAAACAGCCCCTCCAATGGCTATAAAGCACCGCGACCATGGCGAGACATGGCCCCGCACTGGCTGTCCAGCAGCCGTTGTGAGTGGATTCCGGTCAAGGAAGGACAAGGCCTTAGACTCAGCGGCCCATTCAAGGAACTTGCAAACTTTCTGGGGACGCCACCCAGCACGGTTTCGCTTCGGTTGCGTTATCGCACGCCGTTGACCGGGATATTGGGCGCTCGCAGTTTTATTGGTGGAGAGCGCGGCTTGGCTTTCACCTTGAACAACTCAACCGGTGTCATAGCGCTGAGAAACGACCCGACGCCCGAACTGGATCGTGTGCCGAATTACCCACTGGGTGACGATCGCCCCGGCGCCATTTACCTGCAACCCAAGGACAAACGATGA
- a CDS encoding DUF4123 domain-containing protein: MSQAYLLLDRIQIENLADRLFELTGGATVHSLYQRTAYSAVDKAGPLLVVVNPDSPLAKVFWQEWSMTAGIWLESPDDEDQVLEHLRGLIHVRVPGEATVLFRFYDPRITALWLRDLPALERDRLMGPVRLIQLPDSPIHQQTEQPAIPYANRPWLSLTAEHLVHLSTAKRQSFTRQLIEHAQRYYPQYLQSLDSAALQQWAVDCQASAARSGFSAVDEVLLWARFFAVLGAGFPEGPELSAYRQLLAEPGVLPRQRLDNLNDALTHQLLIDKESAL; the protein is encoded by the coding sequence ATGAGCCAGGCGTATCTATTGCTGGATCGCATCCAGATTGAAAACCTTGCCGATCGCCTGTTCGAACTGACGGGCGGCGCGACGGTTCACTCGCTTTATCAACGCACCGCCTACAGCGCCGTGGACAAGGCTGGGCCATTGCTGGTGGTTGTTAACCCCGACAGCCCGCTGGCGAAGGTGTTCTGGCAGGAGTGGAGCATGACGGCGGGCATTTGGCTGGAGTCGCCGGACGACGAGGATCAAGTGCTGGAACATTTGCGTGGTCTGATTCACGTCCGCGTGCCGGGTGAAGCTACGGTTCTGTTTCGTTTTTACGACCCACGTATCACCGCGTTGTGGCTAAGGGATTTGCCCGCTCTGGAGCGGGATCGATTGATGGGGCCGGTACGGCTGATACAGCTACCGGATTCGCCGATCCACCAGCAAACCGAGCAACCGGCGATCCCGTATGCGAACAGGCCGTGGCTGTCGTTAACCGCGGAACACCTCGTTCACCTGAGCACTGCCAAGCGCCAGTCCTTCACCCGCCAGTTGATCGAACACGCTCAACGCTATTACCCCCAATACCTGCAATCACTGGATTCGGCTGCTTTGCAGCAATGGGCCGTGGACTGTCAGGCCAGCGCTGCCCGCAGCGGCTTCAGTGCCGTCGATGAAGTCTTGCTCTGGGCGCGATTCTTCGCAGTGCTGGGCGCGGGCTTCCCCGAGGGTCCGGAGCTCAGCGCGTACCGGCAGTTGCTGGCCGAACCCGGAGTTTTGCCACGTCAGCGTCTGGACAACCTCAACGATGCATTGACGCACCAGTTGCTGATCGACAAGGAATCCGCCCTATGA